AATATGGTTTTTTATTGTAACGTTAATTGTGATTCCGGCGTTACCTTTAGTGTTACCAGATTTAATTTTTGGGGGTATCCGCTCACTTTCAGAGCGCTATTTATTGCCTTCTTATTTGGGCATTCAATTAGCTGTTACTTACCTAATAGCTACGCAACTAAATAATGAGAGTCTTATCCGCCGGAGAATCGGGCAAACAATCATGGGACTAATTATTATTTGTGGGCTAGTTTCTTATGGAGTGAATTCTCAGGCAGAAACTTGGTGGAGTAAGGTTATTAGCTATGGTAATCCCCAAATTGCGAAAATTATCAATCAGGCTACTCATCCACTTTTGATTAGTGATGATTTGGGTATTAATTATGGCAACATCTTTTCTCTCAGCTATCTTTTGCAGTCAAAAGTGCAGTTTCAATTAATAAAAGGCCAAACTATTCCCAATATTCCTGATGAATTCACAGATATTTTTTTACTAAATCCTTCAGATATTTGGCGCAAGCAAATAGAAACAAGTTACAAATATAAAACATTTGTTGTATATAGTGACAATAATTACTTGCTCTGGAAGTTAGAAAAATCTCGTTCATTACAATACATAATTTTGTTCAAAAATAAAATATGATTCCTATATTTATTAGGTTTATTAAAATAACCTGAAAATCATAGAAATTAATCTTAAACAGATTCTCATCTGAAATTAATTTAAGTGGTACTACGATGCTTTAAATTGTCCTTTGAGATGAATTTAATGATTCATTAAAAGGTGTTGTATGCAACTAACAGATTTTCTTGGTCTTTTACATCCAGCGATCGCAGTCATATTCGTATTTCCACTTATTGGTACAGTGATTAATTTTGCTTGGCAAACACGCCAACGCAGATTGCAAATTTTAGCTGGGAATAAGAGCAAAATTCCCCCCGTGGTGGGCACAGAACATAAGCAGTTAGGCGAAAGACTAACAAGTGCAGTTGTCGGATTAACTTTAATCGGCTTAAGCTACCCGATTGGCAAAAATATTATCAAAAATGAATTGTGGAATAAAGCGCCTTTTCAAGTTGTTTTTATCCTGTTAATATTTGCTGCAACTATCGCCTCATTAGTATTTCTCTATCGGGCAAGACAGCGATTGTGGCGGGGAGTTTTTGCAACTTTAACTGGTGCAGGTTTAGTAATTATCGGTTGTCAGGATGGAGTATATCGTCTCTCTAATGAGTGGTATTGGTCACATTATTATATTGGCATTACCGCAGCAATGCTGATGATTTTTTCATTAGCGATTGTTCAAGATATTTATCAAGATAAGTCCAATCTTTGGCGTACAGTCCACACAATTTTAAACTGCATTGCTTTATTACTATTCATTGGACAAGGCATGACAGGAACACGAGACTTATTAGAAATTCCCTTAAGTTGGCAAGAACCTTATATTTATCAGTGTGATTTTACAAATAAAACTTGTCCAACGCCAAATTCTCAACCACTAAAGTAAACTAAGGAACTTCCAAGAAATAAATCATTTAATATTCTTTATTTATGCAATATTGTCTACAAGCCGATCGCAAATTGTTTTGAGTTGCTCTTGAGTTTTTATTGGCTCTCGCGGTGCTGGCAATTCTGTATTAGGCCAGTTGGGTAAGCTATTGCAAGGACATAACAATGCTGGCATCCCGACATTTCGAGCGGCTACTGGCATACTGCAACGACCACAAGGCACGAGATCCCATGCTGGTGTTAACAGTTCAGCAATTGTTTCTTGTGTACCCTCTAAGTGACAATCACCTGATTCTGGGGAAATAATTTTTTGCCAGCACTCTTCAAATTCTTCACTATAGCGATCGCCATTTAGCACCGATAGCGGCAAAATGCTTGCCTTACCGTTGCCCGTAATTACTTTCTTGCCTAACTGAAACCAGTAGGCAAGGTATCCTCTAACTTGTTGTTTAGTTGCCATAAGACAATTTTAGATTTTAGATTTTAGATTTGGGATTAAAAATCTTGATTCGTGACTTCTCTGTTGGGCAATGGTGAACCAAGGACGCTGAGATTGAGAACATAACCACCAGTAACTAAATAAACAGTTTCACTAAGTGTAGCTAGCTGGCGAACCAAAGAACCCAGGCGATCGCGGAACGTTCTCCCAAGGGGATAAGCTGGTACTACACTCCAACCCACTTCTTCTGCTACAAACACCATATCAGCAGCAACGAGATCCACTGTCTCTAATAGCTCTGCAAGAATATTTTCCCAGCTAGATTTATCCTCTTCTAATAGATTAGCAACCCAAGTTCCTAAAGAATCAATTAAAAGGCAGGTATGGGGTTTGGCATCAGCAAGGGTAGCAGACAGTTCCACGGGTACAGATAGAGTTACCCAGTCTGAGGGACGACGTTGTTGGTGTTCTAAAATGCGTTGATGCCACTCCCGATCGTCTAGGTTATCAGTGGCTGTTGCTACGTAAATAATTGCTTTTCCTGACTGCATCGCCAGAGTTTCCGCCCATTCACTTTTACCAGATCGTGCTGGCCCTGTTACTAAGATGACTTTACCCAAAGTTGTTTCCTGAGTATCTTAACAATAAGTAGCTAGTTGTAATTTATCACCACAGTTTTTAGTTCATAGGTAAGATTTTTGGCTTGAAATAACTTTTAAGGGATAAAATTAGCACCAGCGCCATTGATATCACAACTGGCAAAAGCCAAGAACCCCAACAACCCCATTTTTGATTATTCAACACCATTGGGGACAGCAAAATTTAGGATGTCTTTATGAACGCAGGTTTAAAACGCATTGAAGCAACTCTACACGATTTAGGGAATCGCGGCACTGCCTCTGCTGCTGAAGTAGGTGATTCGACCACAAAACGGCCTTTCTCCTTTAGAATCAGCGTCGGAGCCAACGAATCCACAGAAAGTACACAAACTGCATCCTCTCAGGAAGAACAAACAGTTGACTTGAGTGGAAATACTGAGAGTGATTATCCTCCTGAACAAAATTTCTTTCCTCACCACGACTCTGTGCAGACCTTTCAAACACAAGAGAATGGTAGCAGAACACCCAGCCTACCCAAGTTAAAAACTCCGACCTTTAGTAGCCATCGCCACGGGGCAAATCCCGGATTAGCGATGAATCTATTACAAGAAATTCAAGAAACCGTCGCTGGTTGGCAAATAGAACTGCAAAATATTTTGAACCAAATTCAGGATCTTTACTTAGAAGGCCCAATTGTCAATGGCTGGTTAGAATCCAATCCCACCGAACCAGAACCAGGAGGAACGGCAACACTGCGCCATGCAGAAGTCGATCGCCTGATGAACTACGTAGAAGAAATTTGTGCTAGTGGTGGGAAGGTATCATATAAATCATCTATTAATGGCTACCGCCTCTGTGGTGTAGATGATGCTGGTAAAGTCTGGTCACGCCCATGTCCGGCGGATCAGGTTCCTAATGTTAGTATGGCGATCGCCCGTTATCAAAAGTTACGTCAACTGTTGGGGCGCAAACAATCTTTAGAAACCCGCCTCAGTCAACTAGCCCAAACACTTGTAGTTTTACACAGTCATATTCAACAAACGTGAAGTTTTAAAGAT
This Nostoc sp. KVJ3 DNA region includes the following protein-coding sequences:
- the cobU gene encoding bifunctional adenosylcobinamide kinase/adenosylcobinamide-phosphate guanylyltransferase: MGKVILVTGPARSGKSEWAETLAMQSGKAIIYVATATDNLDDREWHQRILEHQQRRPSDWVTLSVPVELSATLADAKPHTCLLIDSLGTWVANLLEEDKSSWENILAELLETVDLVAADMVFVAEEVGWSVVPAYPLGRTFRDRLGSLVRQLATLSETVYLVTGGYVLNLSVLGSPLPNREVTNQDF
- a CDS encoding DUF4079 domain-containing protein — its product is MQLTDFLGLLHPAIAVIFVFPLIGTVINFAWQTRQRRLQILAGNKSKIPPVVGTEHKQLGERLTSAVVGLTLIGLSYPIGKNIIKNELWNKAPFQVVFILLIFAATIASLVFLYRARQRLWRGVFATLTGAGLVIIGCQDGVYRLSNEWYWSHYYIGITAAMLMIFSLAIVQDIYQDKSNLWRTVHTILNCIALLLFIGQGMTGTRDLLEIPLSWQEPYIYQCDFTNKTCPTPNSQPLK